One Brassica napus cultivar Da-Ae chromosome C4, Da-Ae, whole genome shotgun sequence genomic region harbors:
- the LOC106391475 gene encoding uncharacterized protein LOC106391475: MAAEKKKKKHLHELLEDDQEPFHLNHYISDLRSQMGCSELRVKKRKSENAAVLPHGFFSCESSCFFATHANKSPLFELRSPANKKVRDGLHIPARTAAILLEAAARIQKQQNNKSKNRARNRGNAFGLLGSVLKRLTNLNGKPPLDNADRNAVLSEPTCRSSSSRERLVEIGDKYFCESPIHFVLHTTPSTSGHRTSHFTSTATSPARRSTEDEDSDETESLEKVRGQEEEEEQCSPVSVLDPLEEEEDDKDHHQQEPGHLNLPSCSFEVVQRAKRRLLKKLRRFEKLAGLEPADLEGKMSEEEEVCEESEEDDNIRVYDWDEEYEDVNEAMARESGCMQEERQEKWMMLNAWRVGMGADVYVDAVVQKDMRGEAGQWTKHGGEVEETVADLELSIFLFLIDEFSHELVSSQS, translated from the exons ATGGCtgctgagaagaagaagaagaaacatttaCACGAGCTTCTTGAAGATGACCAAGAGCCTTTTCATCTCAACCATTACATCTCCGACCTTAGGTCTCAGATGGGCTGCTCTGAGTTGCGTGTCAAGAAACGAAAGTCCGAAAACGCCGCCGTTCTGCCTCACGGTTTCTTCTCATGCGAGAGTTCTTGTTTCTTCGCGACTCATGCTAATAAGTCTCCTCTCTTTGAGCTACGCTCTCCAGCGAATAAGAAGGTTCGCGACGGTCTTCATATTCCGGCGAGAACCGCCGCAATTCTACTGGAAGCGGCGGCGAGGATTCAGAAGCAGCAGAATAATAAGAGCAAGAACAGAGCTCGGAACAGAGGAAACGCGTTTGGTTTGTTAGGGTCTGTTTTAAAGCGGTTGACTAATCTTAATGGGAAACCGCCTTTGGACAACGCTGATAGAAACGCGGTTTTGTCGGAACCGACGTGTAGGAGTAGCAGCAGTCGAGAGCGTTTGGTTGAGATTGGCGATAAGTATTTTTGTGAGAGCCCTATTCATTTCGTTCTCCATACAACTCCTTCTACTTCCGGCCACCGGACCTCCCACTTCACGTCGACGGCTACTTCTCCGGCGCGACGCAGTACAGAG GACGAAGATAGCGATGAGACAGAGAGCTTGGAGAAAGTGAgaggacaagaagaagaagaggaacaaTGTAGCCCTGTTTCTGTACTTGACCCtcttgaggaagaagaggaCGACAAGGACCACCACCAACAAGAGCCTGGCCATCTCAATCTCCCCTCGTGCAGCTTTGAAGTTGTACAGC GTGCGAAAAGGCGGCTACTCAAGAAGCTTCGTAGATTCGAGAAGTTAGCAGGGCTGGAGCCCGCAGACCTTGAAGGGAAGAtgtcagaagaagaagaagtgtgtgAAGAGAGCGAGGAAGACGATAACATAAGGGTATATGATTGGGATGAAGAATATGAGGACGTGAATGAAGCTATGGCTCGAGAGAGCGGATGCATGCAAGAGGAGAGGCAGGAGAAGTGGATGATGTTGAATGCATGGAGAGTAGGGATGGGTGCGGATGTATACGTGGACGCGGTGGTGCAGAAAGATATGAGAGGAGAGGCCGGACAGTGGACAAAACACGGTGGAGAAGTGGAGGAGACCGTCGCTGATCTCGAGCTCTCcatcttcttgttcttgattgATGAATTTTCCCACGAACTTGTTTCTTCTCAAtcatga
- the LOC106447326 gene encoding UPF0481 protein At3g47200-like, which produces MEQPANASVHDGGESLLKIRIESMHKKLKEPPRLLSSAAGKSTCSIFRVPQTMIDSNGRCYEPRVVSVGPYHRGKTQLKMMEEHKWRYLNALVTRTHDTKSLTLEDYMKTVKSVEELARECYSESIHMDSDEFNEMMVLDGCFILELFRKVSHVVPFQQDDPLVNMAWVLPFFTRDFLRLENQIPFFVLEALYDLTRSDNERESNVSLQSLAFEFFTNTMDRPEQDLARFKDLKAKHLLDLVRSSLIPDSKPQAKPTTKPEKKTPSNIIHSISKLQQAGIKIRELKDEESFLVVRFRHGAIEMPRIIVDDFMGSFFPNCVAYEQCHAACSKHFTTYATLLDCLMNINKDVGYLCEQKIIENYFGTESAVAGFVNSLGRDVAFDLENCYLKELFIEVNEYYDSSWHVTIADLKNTYFRSPWSFISALAALILLILSIVQTIFTVYPR; this is translated from the exons ATGGAGCAACCGGCAAATGCCTCCGTACACGACGGAGGAGAAAGCCTCCTCAAGATTCGCATTGAGAGTATGCATAAGAAGCTGAAGGAGCCACCAAGGTTGCTCAGCTCAGCCGCGGGAAAATCAACTTGCTCCATCTTCCGAGTACCTCAAACCATGATTGATTCCAACGGTAGATGCTATGAGCCGCGAGTTGTGTCGGTGGGACCGTACCACCGAGGCAAAACTCAGCTCAAAATGATGGAAGAACACAAATGGCGTTACTTAAATGCTCTTGTCACTCGAACCCACGACACAAAATCCTTAACTCTAGAGGATTATATGAAAACCGTGAAGAGTGTTGAGGAACTTGCAAGAGAGTGTTACTCCGAGTCAATCCACATGGACTCTGATGAGTTCAACGAGATGATGGTTCTTGACGGTTGTTTCATTCTTGAGCTGTTTCGTAAAGTCAGCCACGTTGTTCCTTTTCAACAGGATGATCCACTCGTGAACATGGCTTGGGTTCTTCCTTTCTTCACCAGAGATTTTCTCCGTCTTGAGAATCAAATCCCTTTCTTCGTTCTTGAAGCTTTGTATGACCTCACTAGAAGCGATAACGAAAGAGAGAGCAACGTTTCTTTACAGTCTCTAGCGTTTGAGTTCTTTACCAACACTATGGATAGACCAGAACAAGATCTCGCCAGGTTCAAAGACCTAAAAGCCAAACACCTCCTTGACCTTGTCCGGTCAAGCTTAATCCCGGATAGTAAGCCTCAAGCGAAACCG ACAACTAAACCAGAGAAGAAGACACCGTCCAACATCATCCACAGTATATCGAAGCTCCAGCAAGCAGGGATCAAGATCAGGGAGCTGAAAGACGAAGAGAGCTTCCTCGTTGTGAGATTCAGACATGGAGCGATAGAGATGCCGCGCATCATAGTCGACGATTTCATGGGCAGTTTCTTTCCGAACTGCGTGGCTTATGAGCAGTGCCACGCGGCGTGTTCAAAGCATTTCACTACGTACGCGACATTACTAGACTGTCTGATGAACATTAACAAAGACGTTGGGTATCTATGTGAACAAAAAATCATAGAGAACTACTTTGGCACAGAATCAGCGGTCGCTGGGTTCGTGAACAGTCTAGGCAGAGACGTGGCGTTCGACCTAGAAAACTGTTATCTCAAAGAGTTGTTTATAGAAGTGAATGAGTATTACGATAGTAGTTGGCACGTTACAATTGCTGATCTCAAGAACACTTATTTTAGGTCTCCTTGGTCTTTTATCTCTGCTCTTGCTGCTCTTATTCTTTTGATCTTATCTATTGTTCAGACGATTTTCACTGTTTATCCAAGATAG
- the LOC106395625 gene encoding ethylene-responsive transcription factor ERF024, producing the protein MPGTSKENGGRHPLYKGVRQRRNSDKWVSEIREPRKPNRIWLGTFSTPEMAAIAYDVAALALKGTQTELNFPNSASSLPVPASMSPGDIQAAAASAAAAFGAARDAIVRTNNTNASSSVERSNVNTNGYMDEDLIFDMPNVLMNMAEGMLLSPPRQSIFDAASDADGYTGGDDYLWNFP; encoded by the coding sequence ATGCCAGGAACCTCCAAAGAAAATGGTGGCCGCCACCCTTTGTACAAGGGAGTGAGGCAACGTAGGAACTCAGACAAATGGGTGTCTGAGATCCGTGAGCCGAGAAAGCCTAACCGTATCTGGTTAGGAACATTCTCCACCCCGGAGATGGCGGCAATAGCCTATGATGTGGCAGCTCTAGCTCTCAAAGGAACTCAAACGGAGCTCAACTTTCCAAACTCAGCTTCATCTCTCCCTGTCCCAGCTTCCATGTCTCCAGGAGACATCCAAGCCGCAGCCGCTTCCGCGGCCGCTGCTTTTGGTGCTGCTAGGGATGCGATTGTAAGGACCAATAACACCAACGCTTCGAGCAGTGTGGAACGGAGTAACGTGAATACAAATGGATACATGGACGAGGATTTGATATTCGACATGCCTAATGTGCTCATGAATATGGCTGAAGGAATGCTTCTCAGCCCTCCTCGTCAATCTATCTTTGATGCTGCTTCCGACGCTGATGGTTACACCGGAGGAGACGATTACTTGTGGAATTTTCCTTGA
- the LOC125585644 gene encoding fructose-bisphosphate aldolase 6, cytosolic-like produces the protein MGPNIICDTGTSFVDILKEGGVLPGIKVDKGRAVELAGTNSETITQGLDGLGERCKKYYEAGARFAKWHALLKIGPNEPSELAIHENAYGLARYAAICQENGLVPIVEPDVSVDGSHDIHKCAEVTERFLAACYKALSDHHVMLEGTLLKPNMVTPGSESAKVAPEVVAEYTVRALLRTVPAAVPAILFMSGGQSEEEATRNLNAMNQLKTKKPWSLSFCFGRALQQSALKTWGGKEENVQRAQDALLVRCKANSEATLGTYNEPSG, from the coding sequence atgggTCCAAATATTATTTGTGATACAGGGACGTCTTTTGTGGACATTTTGAAGGAAGGTGGAGTCTTGCCTGGTATTAAGGTTGACAAGGGCCGTGCCGTTGAGCTAGCTGGAACCAACAGTGAGACCATCACACAGGGTCTTGATGGTCTTGGCGAACGTTGCAAGAAGTACTACGAGGCGGGTGCTCGTTTTGCTAAGTGGCATGCACTCCTTAAGATTGGCCCGAACGAGCCATCAGAGTTAGCCATTCACGAGAACGCTTATGGACTGGCTAGATACGCGGCGATTTGTCAAGAGAACGGTCTTGTACCCATTGTGGAGCCTGATGTTTCTGTTGATGGGTCTCATGATATCCACAAGTGTGCAGAGGTGACAGAGCGTTTCCTTGCAGCTTGCTACAAAGCCCTGAGTGATCACCATGTGATGCTTGAAGGAACGCTTCTGAAACCAAACATGGTGACTCCAGGATCGGAGAGCGCTAAAGTTGCACCAGAGGTCGTCGCGGAGTACACTGTCCGTGCCCTTCTGAGGACCGTGCCAGCAGCTGTTCCAGCCATACTGTTCATGTCGGGAGGGCAGAGCGAGGAAGAGGCGACAAGAAACCTGAATGcgatgaaccagctgaagacAAAGAAGCCTTGGTCTCTGTCGTTTTGCTTTGGAAGGGCGTTGCAGCAGAGCGCGCTTAAGACTTGGGGAGGGAAGGAGGAGAATGTGCAGAGGGCGCAAGATGCGTTGTTGGTTAGGTGCAAGGCTAACTCTGAGGCTACACTTGGTACTTACAATGAGCCTTCAGGTTAA